The genomic interval AAAAATAAAAGAAGATTATCAACAAATTATTTTATGGAAGCCAGATCTTATTATAACTTGTGCTTATGGTCAAATTATTCCTAAAGCATTATTAGATTTCCCACCATATAAGGCAATCAATGTACATGCCTCTTTATTACCTAAATATCGTGGGGGAGCCCCAATTCATCAAGCAATCATTGATGGTTGTCAGAAAACAGGGGTAACCATAATGTATATGGATGTAAAAATGGATGAGGGGGATATCATAAGCCAAGAAGAAGTTGTGATTGAAAAAAACGATAATGTTGGGACGATGCATCAGAAATTAAGTGTTGTGGGAGCGAAATTATTGATGGAGTCACTACCAAGTATTTTTAGCGGGACTAATCAAAGATTAAAACAAAATCCACATGAAGCCACCTACGCTTCGAATATTAAACCTCAAGATGAACTAATTGATTGGAATAACGATGGTGAAGCCATTTATAATCAAGTTAGAGGACTTAATCCATGGCCAGGGGCTTATACAATGCTAGACCATAAACGGGTTAAAATTTATGATTGCGAAGTAGTCCAAGGTAAACAGCATCAATCTTCAGGTGAAATTATTCAAATAAATAAAAACACGATTATAATCACAACTGGTAATGAAACTTGTATTAAGGTGAATGAAGTTCAATTAGCAGGTAAAAAGCGTCAGTTAATGAAAGATGTTTTAAATGGGCATCATCCATTTGAAATTGGAAAGATTTTTACCTTAGTTTAGTATTTTAATAAAAAAAGGTTGAATTACCTATGGAAATTTTATTATAATAGGAATGTAAGTTAAAAAATAAATGAAGGTGATAATAATGAATAACCCAATTGTGACAATTGAAATGGAGTCTCAAGAAACAATCAAAATAGAGTTATATCCTGATATAGCGCCTAACACAGTCAATAATTTTATTAGTTTAATTCAAAAAGAGTTTTATAATGGTCTTATTTTCCATCGTGTTATTGAAGGTTTTATGATTCAAGGTGGATGTCCACTTAAAAATGGAACAGGAGGACCTGGGTATCAGATTAAAGGTGAATTTAAATCTAATGGAGTTAATAATGAGTTAAAACATACACCTGGTGTAATATCTATGGCAAGAGCATATCATCCTGATTCTGCAGGAAGTCAGTTTTTTATTATGCATAAAAATTCTCCTCATTTAGATGGTCAATATGCTGCATTTGGAAAAGTTATTGAAGGTATGGATGTTGTTGAGAAAATCGCAACAACAAAAACAGATGGAAGTGATCGTCCATTAACTCAACAAGTCATGAAACAAGTAAGCGTTGATACCTTTGGAGTAGACTACCAAGAACCGGCTACTTTATAGTGACATAGGAGAAGATATGAAAAAAGACATATTAATCAAAATAGGAGTTGCTGTTTCCTTAGTTCTTGTTTTTCTTATTATTATTTTTTCTGTAATAGAATCTAATAAAAAAGAAGAAAAAAATGAATTATCTGATTTTAGTGAAGCAAGAACAGTAAAGAAAACACAAGCCTATAGTAAGTATTATAATGGGGAAATCATTCTTGAAAAAGAAAATGAGTATCATGAAAATGATGCAATATATATCTTAACAGCAACGACGATATATGCTAAATATATTTTAAATGAAGAAGATGTTAAAATTTTAAAAACTGATGATCTTCATTTAAATTTATCATTAGATTCAAATTTACGATACTTTAATTATCAATTTAACTATTATTATGTTAAAGTAGCTGATATAAAACGTTTTGAAGAATTATTTAATACGAAAGATGCAGAAGGACTTGATTGGGATATAATTGTTAATCCAGTTATTTTCAAGACATTTTTTACATCATCCATTGAGAATAATTTTTTAAATAAAAATGAATATGATAATAATAATGAATTAATGTTTGTTGGACTTATGCAAAGTCTAGATTACAATAAAGATTATCATTTAACACTAATCGATATGGATAGTAATCAGGAACTATTAAATCAACCACTAACTGATGAACAAATCAGTCAATTAAGAAGAGATAATATTCGTGTTGAAATAGATATGGCAAATATTGTTAATCTTTATGAAAATAAACCATATAAACATCAATTTAAAATTGTTTTATTAGAAAATGATGAAGAGATATTCTCTAAACCATTTAATTTATATGTAACTAGTTATTAAAGAGACAAATGTCTCTTTTTTTCTATATATAATTTGTTTATATCATCAAATTTAGTAATTAATTTTTAGTAATGATTTTAGGCAATATTTATCGTAAATTGCTTTTAATATTTGTTTTTAATTTAGAAAAAAAATGTTATAATGAAAATACTAAAAATGGTAATAAGTATCCGCGAACAATGAGTATAGTGCTGGATCATTTTGGATGTGATGTTGTTTTAATTAAAGGAAGTTAATAAAAAATTTAATTAATTGGGTATACTATAATAAGTTTATTATGCATCTAGAGGTGGTAAAATGAAAAATTTCATTAACAGAATTTTTAAGTACAAGGACAATAAAAAAATACTGAATATATTTATTTGCATTTTGGGGTCTGTTTTATATACTATTGGGATAAAATGGTTTATTATTCCTGCACATCTAAAAACAGGTGGTTTTACAGGAATGGCTCAAATTATCTATGGCTTTATAAGTGATGCATTTGATGGAGTAGTTCCTAATGATGTTGGGGTCAGTATTCTTTGGTTTATTTTAAATATTCCTGTATTTTTCTTAGGTTTTAAAACATTAGGAAGACGGTTTGCTTTATTAAGTTTTCTTTCTGTAATCTGTGGGATGTTAACATTAGCATTACTTCCTGTACCTGAAGAATTAATTAAAGAGAAATTTTTTGATGAGTTAATGTTAAGTGCGATTATCGGTGGTGTTATTACTGGTCTAGGAGTTGGGATAACCTTAAAGGTAGGATCTTCAACGGGTGGAATGGATATTATTAGTCAATATTTATCTTTTAAACGTGACCGTTCTTTTGGTCAATATTCATTCTACTTAAATGCGATTATTATCACAATTGTAGGTATAACAGATTCTTGGGTTCTTGCTTTATACACGATTATTAATCTATTTATTTCAATTATAGTGATTGATAAAATTCATACACGTCATAATAAATTAACATTAATGATTGTAACAGACTATAAAGATGAGATGATTGCAGCCATCCACAAACGGATTTATCGTGGGATTACTGTTATTCCAGCGATGGGTGCTTATC from Mycoplasmatota bacterium carries:
- the fmt gene encoding methionyl-tRNA formyltransferase, whose amino-acid sequence is MKIVFMGTPEFSINVLQALIDSEHDVVGVVTQPDRFVGRKKILTPPPIKALALNYQIPVFQPEKIKEDYQQIILWKPDLIITCAYGQIIPKALLDFPPYKAINVHASLLPKYRGGAPIHQAIIDGCQKTGVTIMYMDVKMDEGDIISQEEVVIEKNDNVGTMHQKLSVVGAKLLMESLPSIFSGTNQRLKQNPHEATYASNIKPQDELIDWNNDGEAIYNQVRGLNPWPGAYTMLDHKRVKIYDCEVVQGKQHQSSGEIIQINKNTIIITTGNETCIKVNEVQLAGKKRQLMKDVLNGHHPFEIGKIFTLV
- a CDS encoding peptidylprolyl isomerase; amino-acid sequence: MNNPIVTIEMESQETIKIELYPDIAPNTVNNFISLIQKEFYNGLIFHRVIEGFMIQGGCPLKNGTGGPGYQIKGEFKSNGVNNELKHTPGVISMARAYHPDSAGSQFFIMHKNSPHLDGQYAAFGKVIEGMDVVEKIATTKTDGSDRPLTQQVMKQVSVDTFGVDYQEPATL
- a CDS encoding YitT family protein → MKNFINRIFKYKDNKKILNIFICILGSVLYTIGIKWFIIPAHLKTGGFTGMAQIIYGFISDAFDGVVPNDVGVSILWFILNIPVFFLGFKTLGRRFALLSFLSVICGMLTLALLPVPEELIKEKFFDELMLSAIIGGVITGLGVGITLKVGSSTGGMDIISQYLSFKRDRSFGQYSFYLNAIIITIVGITDSWVLALYTIINLFISIIVIDKIHTRHNKLTLMIVTDYKDEMIAAIHKRIYRGITVIPAMGAYHRKDKSVLFMVVSSYELYNVVATIKDVDEKAFTNVIKSQMVFGNFVKQKIG